ATAACGCTTCAACAGGTGTTGTTGGTAACGTCATCAACTGGATTGATGACCGTATTCCGATGACGCGTGTTTGGAACATGCACATCGCGCAATATCCTGCGCCAAAAAACTTTAACTTCTGGTACTTATTTGGCTCTTTAGCAATTTTAGTACTAGTAAACCAAATTCTAACTGGTATCTGGCTAACAATGAGCTATGTTCCTTCTGCTGAAGGCGCATTTGCTTCAATCGAATACATCATGCGTGATGTTGAATATGGTTGGTTATTGAGATACATGCACTCAACGGGCGCCTCGGCATTCTTCGTGGTCGTGTATTTACACATGTTCCGCGGTATGATCTATGGCTCGTACCAAAAACCACGTGAACTTCTATGGCTATTCGGTATGCTAATTTTCTTAGCATTAATGGCTGAAGCGTTCATGGGTTACCTATTACCTTGGGGTCAGATGTCATTCTGGGGTGCTCAGGTAATCATCTCATTATTCGGTGCGATCCCGGTAATTGGTGATGACCTAACTCAGTGGATCCGTGGTGACTACGTAATTTCAGGTGCGACGCTTAACCGCTTCTTTGCACTACACGTAATTGCACTACCACTTGTACTCGTTATTCTAGTATTCCTTCACATTGTTGCGCTTCACGAAGTGGGTTCAAACAACCCTGACGGTGTTGAAATTAAGCGTAAGAAAGGTTCTGTGGCAGAAGAAGATAAGCCGAAGTTCCAATTCCATGAATATTACACAAACAAAAAAGACATTGTTGATGCAATCCCGTTCCACCCATACTACACAGTTAAAGATGTATTAGGTGTTGCTGGTTTCTTAATTTTCTTCTGTTGGGTTGTGTTCTTTGCTCCTGAAATGGGTGGTTTCTTCCTAGAAGCGCCAAACTTTGAAGCTGCTAACCCGCTGAAGACACCAGAGCATATCTTCCCTGTTTGGTACTTTACGCCATTCTACGCAATTCTACGTGCTATCCCTGATAAGCTAATGGGTGTAATTGCAATGGGTGCATCGATTGTACTACTGGCATTATTGCCGTGGTTAGACCGTGGTAAGGTTCGTTCGATTCGTTACCGTAGTAAGTGGCACAAGCTAAACATTGCTCAGTTCGTAGTAACGTTCATCATCCTTGGTTGGGCTGGTGCGACACCACAGACTGATTTGTCTACAGTGCTTTCGAGAATTACGACTGTAACTTACTTCATGTTCTTCGTATTACTATTCGTATACTCGAAGAATGAGCAGACTAAACCATTGCCTGAGAGGTTAACGAAATGATGAAGAAGCTAATTATTGGTTTATTCGCATTGCTGCCTACTTTTGCAATGGCAGCAGGCCCGTCGGTACCACTACTTGAGTCAAACCATGACTTAACTGACAATGCGTCTTTACAGCGCGGTGCTAAGTTGTTCATGAACTACTGTCTTGGTTGTCACCAAATGCAGTATCAACGTTATGAGCGTACTTTCCGTGATATCGGTATTCCTGTAGAGATTGGTCAAGAAACGCTTATCTTTGATGGTTCTAAAGTTGGTAGTCATATCAATAACGCAATCAAGATCGAAGATGCTGCAACTTGGTTCGGTGCTCCACCGCCAGATTTAACACTGGTTGCACGTGTACGTGGCGCTGATTGGATTTACACTTATCTGAAGTCTTTCTATGTAGATGAAAGCCGTCCGTTTGGTGTAAACAACTCAGTATTCCCATCAGTGGGTATGCCACACGTACTTCAAGAACTTCAAGGTGTGCCAACTGCACGTTTTGAAGAGGTTGAAGAGCACGGTGTTAAAGTTCAAAAAGTAGTTGAAATCACAACAGATGGTTCTGGTGAGATGAGTGCTGACGAGTATGATCAAGCAGTACGTGACTTAACGAACTTTATGGCTTATGTTGGTGAACCAACTCGCTTAAAATCAGAAGCGCTAGGTTATAAGGTGTTAGGATTCTTAGTAATCTTATTTATCTTGGCCTTCTTCTTGAAGAAAGAGTACTGGAGAGATGTTCACTAATATAGTGACGCATTTTTAAAGTAATTTTGTAATAGGGGCGAATGCCCCTATTGCTGTTTATAATGATTTATTACTTATTGTAATTTTAATGGAGGTAGGCATGGCCGTAGCTGCCAATAAGCGCCCTGTAATGACGCTTTTCTCAGGTGCTAACTGTATGTATAGCCATCAAGTACGCATCGTTTTAGCTGAAAAAGGTGTGAGTGTAGATATTCACTTAGCAGAAAAAGATAACCTGCCTGAAGCGCTTCACGAAATTAATCCATATGGCACAGTACCGACATTGATCGACCGTGAGCTGGGTTTATATGAAGCGAACATCATCATGGAATATTTAGATGAGCGTTTCCCGCATCCACCATTAATGCCTGTTTATCCAGTTATGCGTGGTCGCAGCCGTCTAATGATGCACCGTATTGAAACTGATTGGTACACATTAGCAGCTAAAATCAAGCAAGGTGGCAGCGATGCAGATCAGGCTCGCAAAGAGTTAACAGAAGCTCTACTTGCAATTGCGCCAATCTTCACGGAAGCACCTTACTTCATGAGTGAAGAGTTCAGCCTAGTAGATTGCTACTTAGCGCCCCTATTATGGCGTCTGCCTGAAATGGGTATCGACCTTAATGGTGCTGGTGCAAAAGAGCTTAAAGAATATATGCTACGTTTATTTGAGCGTGATTCATTCCAAGCTTCTCTAACAGAAGCAGAGCGTGAGATCAGAGCATAATGACGCCAAATCGCCCATATTTGCTCAGAGCGTTTTATGATTGGATTGTCGATAATGAGTGCACACCACATTTGGTAGTGAACGCTGAGTTTCCAGCGGTTCAAGTACCTGTTCAGTTTGTACAAGATGGTCAGATCGTTTTAAACATTAGTCCAAGTGCAGTGACCCACTTTGATATGGATAACCAGCAGCTTAGCTTTAATGCACGCTTTTCTGGTCAACCTATGCAGGTGTATGTGCCTATGGGCGCTGTGTTGGCAATATATGCGCGTGAGAACGGTGAAGGCACCGTTTTTACTCAAGAAACTTTTCCTGAGTATGAAGAAGAGCCGCAAGGTGAACTTGAAGAGGTTGTTGAAGCCACTGAAGAGAAGCCCAAAGAGCCTGAAAAGAAAAAAGGCGCTCATCTTCGCGTTGTTAAATAAGTACTTTAAAGTCGCTTATATGTATTTTAAAAACCCGCTTCAGCGGGTTTTTTTATTGTAGTGCATAGTGCAAAAGGTTACCGACTGCGAACGAAGTGAGTACGGTTCTTTTGCGCAAGGTGAAATGAGCTGTTTTAGCTGGTGTTGAAGTGGAGGGCTTTTTGATTTTGTTTTGCTTGTGTTTAGTGTGACTTCATCACGAAATTAGTTCACCTTGCGCAAAGGAAATGAAGTGCTTCGCACTTGCCATTAACCCTTTGCACGTAAATTCGCAATCGGAGGTGATTAGCGTGACTTCATCACGAAATCAGTTCACCTTGCGCAAAGGAAATGAAGTGCTACGCACTTGTCATTAACCCTTTGCACTATAAATATTCAAATGCTTTGATGACTCTTTTTACGCCGTTGACATGACGAGCGATTTCAACCGCCATATCAGCTTCAGCCTCTGACACTAAGCCCATTAAAAAGACTTCACTGTTCTCTGTGACCACTTTGATGTTATTACCTGTGATGGTCTCTGCAGTGAGCAGCTTAGTTTTTACTTTTGAAGTCAGCCAGGTGTCGTGGGTTTGTGTGGCGATGCCAATGCGTGTACCAATGCGCAATTGGTTGTGAATATTCTTGACGGTAACGGCATTTCTGACAGCTTGTGCTGCTTGCGACATCAAGTTATTTGAAGGTACTTGGCCAACAAGTAAAATAGTGCCATTCACACTGACTACACTGATGTTAGCTTGTTCACTTAGGTTCGGTACCCTTTTAAGCGCTAAGGTCGCTTTAATTTCAATGTTGTTATCGTCTATTTGCGAGCCTATAGTACGTCTATCATTGGCTGCAGACACCGCACCCGCTGTACCAGCTACAACGGCAGCAGCACAGCCTTGAAGGAGTGTAAGAATGGCTATAATTGCTAGGTGTTTAAATGGCATTACTGATCATCCTGAGGGAATAAGGTGTTATCAATTAATTGGCTAAGACAGTGCACATTGAATAAGTGTGATTCAATAATACGGCTAGGGCGCTTACTTGGCGTCAATATTTCAACATCATTGGGGCCGAGCAGGCCAATTAACTCTCCGCCTTCATCGCCCACTAACGCAATGACTGTCATGTCTTTAGTTAGAGCTGCTTCGACGGCTGAGATTATATTCTTTTCATTACCATCAATGGCAAATACAACAAGTAAATCGCCCTGCTGTGCAAAGGCACGAACTTGACGTGAAAACTTGTCGCTATCATGTTCAGTATTATGCATGTCTAAATGAACATGGTTTTGTGATAAAGCGATGGCTGGTAGACAAGGGCGCTCTGTTTCGTAATGGTTTACGAGCAAACCTGCAAAGTGCTCTGCAAGTATATTGCAGCTAGATTCACCGCAGCAGATTACTTTATTACCATTGATTAAGCCTTGCACGATTGTCATAGCGGCAGCTTCAAGTACTTCCGGAAGAACTTCTCCCGCTGCGATCTGTGCTTGGATACTTTCAGTGAAAATTGTTTTAATTGATTCTTGCATAATTAAGATATGTTTTTAATCCACTTTATATTGTCCGAACTCAACCCTTCGATAGCAACAAAATCTATCCTTATCGGTAAATTCTTCAGTTTTTTGCATTCTAAGTAATGATAAATACTTCGCTGAAGTTTTTGAAGCTTACTCGGGCTCAAAGCTGAAATAGCGCCACCGAAGTTATTGCTTTTTCGATACTTTACCTCAACAAAAACAAGTGTATCTTGCTCTTTCATGATGAGGTCTATCTCACCATATTTACAGTTATAGTTGCGAGAAACTGCACTTAGCCCTTGCGCTTGTAGATATTGCTCTGCTAGTTGCTCATAGTGCATGCCTTTGGCACGCGTATTGGCAAACAATCCTTTTAGCATACGATCCCTTATTTATTAAATATTGAATTAATCCTTTAAGCTTTCTTGGAAGCGGTTGTGATTTTGCATAAACAGTGGTGTTGGTTTTTGTTCTTCTAGTTGTACAAGTTGAATTTGCTTTTGCTTGTATTGTGCCCACTCTAAACGCCTTTCAACGGTATTATTGTTTTTAATACTAAGTTTACCTGTTAGACCTGAATATGCTTTACCAGGTATCTTGGCTAATTGCTTGAGTTCAGGAATAAGGTGAACGGCATCAAAGGCCATAGCAAATAAGCGTTGTTCTATATCAGCTTGCTCCGGCCATAATGCATCGTATTGTGCTCTTAAATTAAATTTATCAACTGATTTATTTAGCATCCAAGGCTGTTCAGTAAAAAATAAGCCTTCAAGGTCACCTTTGTCAGTGTGATCCATTCGCTTAGAGTAACTTCTAGAGCTTGCATAAAGGGGAATTCGTTTGGCAAAAGTACTGACATTGACGTCAAGGTAAGGCTTTAATAAACGTGTCTCAATGGCGTCACCAAGAATATAAATAACATCAATATCCATGCGAGAGCGCGTTTCACTCTCTACTTCTTTTCTGAATAAACTCTTTACGGTTTTAATACGTTCTTTAGAAGCATCCACCTCGAGTAGGTTTGCTACGACTTTCGCCATATCTTTGCTATCCGTATATAAGCCAATTTCTGGTTCGATTAGGCTATAGTTTTGCCATTCATTTTTAAAATGGTTAACAAGTCTCAGACCCGACAGTGTATCTGGTGCTAATAGCATTGGTTTTTGAAACGCTTGTGATAAAAAATGCACCATAGCTTGCTCAACTTCGTGCTCTGGATTTAAGGCAAAAAAGTATTGCTCTGCGTTTAAATTCGGCGTTTCTGCAATATTTAGATGAAGAGTTGGCGTGCTTTGAATGGCGCTGCTGTTACTTACTTTCTCAATATTATCTTTGAGTAATGGGCCAATAATGAAGTCAAACTGTTGGGTGGCTAGTTGCCTTTCTATGTCTTCGGCACTAAGTTGCTCGTCAATGAAAGTGATATCATTAATCTCACTGTGGTCCATCGCTGCCAAGAAACCATTTTTTAGAGCACTGCCCAGTCGTTTGCTGGAGCCACTTTGTGGAAGTAGTACAGCGATACGCTTTGCTTGATAGGGGGCTAGGTTTACCGCATTTTGGACTTTCTTTGGCAGAATGTAAGTTGCAGGGTGATTCACAAAACGGCGTTGCCAGTTATTAAGGGCTTGGTGAAGTTGTATGCCAGAACCTATATAAATCTGTTGATATTTTGCCAGTTTTACCCAACCTCTTTGGATCACAGTGCCCCGATCGAAGCGTTCTAATGCATACGAAGACAGTTGTTGTAATGCTTGCCAGATTTCATCATTAAGGTTTGCCACCTTAAGGTTATCTGTGAAGCTTAAATCAGCCGCTTTAAAGTAATAAGTCAGCGCTTTTTTTGGCATACCTTGAGAAGCATAAATACGACCCATTAAATACTGATGCCACGCTTTATGCTCAGGTAAAGACAGGCGCTCATTTAAGGCTTTAAGAATGTTTAATGCAGTGCTGTAATTATTTAGCTCGGTTCTTGCCAATGCGATATAGAGTTTGTTTTGCACATAATCGACGGTTTCATTGCGCTCTAAAGCTAAGCAGGCTTGTTCTAAAATAGGCCAGTTTTGTTCTTTTATCGCATTTTCACGGGCACTGTAAAGGAGCTGGATACGAGACGCCCCTTGTTTTGTGCGCGCTTTGTTCAGTAGTCCTTCTGCATTGAGGACTTCTGGTACTTTAGTTTGCGGCTGATTCTGCACAACACGAGGATCAGCTGGTGATTTTTCGGTTGTACTACACGCCGATAAACCCGACAATACACCTATTACAAGACAAATTACTTTCAGTCGCACCGCAACTTCCTAACGATAAACATTCCTCAAAGGGATATCTTACTGACTGAAACTGGAGAGCTCAATGACAAAAGCACAGAATACAGACAAAATTGGTACCCTTTATGTGGTCGCAACGCCGATCGGCAACTTGGCCGATATCAGTGAGCGTGCTTTAACAACTTTAGCAGAGGTTGACTTAATTGCCGCTGAAGATACCCGTCATACTGGTAAGTTATTAAGCCACTTTAATATCAAAGCAAAAACTTTTGCGCTGCATGATCATAACGAAAAGCAAAAAGCACAACAGATCTTAGATTGGCTAAACGAAGGACTTAATATTGCATTGGTGTCGGATGCCGGCACGCCACTTATCAGCGATCCCGGTTATGCGGTTGTAAATTTATGTCGAAATGAGGGGGCTGATGTCACACCTGTACCAGGCGCTTGTGCTGCGATCACGGCACTGTGTTGTTCTGGTTTACCAACAGATAGATTCCAGTTTATTGGTTTTACGCCGGCGAAAAGCCAAGCTCGCCAGCAATTCTTTGTAGATGCATTTGAAAGTGGTATTACAAGTATCATGTATGAAAGTACCCACCGTATTATGGCAAGTCTCGAAGATATGCAAACGGCGTTAGGCGCAGAGCAACATGTGGTATTTGCAAAAGAGCTGACTAAAACATACGAAACTTTCTTCAGTGGTTCGGTGGGCGAGTTAATTGAATATTTAAATAATGAGCCTGAAAAACAGCGTGGAGAGCTAGTTTTAATGCTGCCAGGCAAAGCCAAACAACAAGATGAAATACCTGCAGATGCACGTAAAATGCTGAGTTTACTTGAGCCTGAAATGCCATTGAAAAAAGCCTGTGGCGTGGTTGCTGAATACTTTGGCCTAAAGAAAAACGCGCTTTACAAAGCCGTGATTGCCGATAAAGACGATTAATCTTTAAAAAGCGTGTGCTTTGCAACATTCTTGCGTATAATCGCCCGCCTGAGTCAGCCGGATAATCGCTGCCTGTGACGAAAATGATCAGGGGGAGGAAAGTCCGGGCTCCACAGGGCAGGGTGCCAGCTAACGGCTGGGGGGCGTGAGCCTACGACAAGTGCAGCAGAGAGGAGACCGCCAACTTCGGTTGGTAAGGGTGAAAGGGTGCGGTAAGAGCGCACCGGGCCACTGGTAACAGTTGGTTGCAAGGTAAACTCCACCCGGAGCAAGACCAAATAGGGTTCCTTATGGTGTGGCCCACATCGGAACCGGGTAGGTTGCTTGAGCCTAGTAGCAATGCTAGGCCTAGACGAATGATTATCACCTCGCAAGAGGGACAGAACCCGGCTTACAGGCTGACTCACACCCAACCGTAAATGTTTAAGATTTAAATATTTACGGTTGGGTTTTCTTTATTCTTCCTGATATTTTTCTTTGATTTCTAAAATTTTATCTAGTTGTTGTCTAAAAATTTGCACCAGTTTTGGATCGAAATGTAGTCCGCTTTGTTCATCTAAAAACGCAAGTGTTTTTTCTATGCTCCAAGCTTCTTTATAAGGGCGTTTGCTGGTAAGTGCGTCAAATACATCACTGATCGCAACAATGCGGCCTTCAATTGGAATATCATCACCTTTTAGCCCATTTGGATAACCGCTGCCATCCCACTTTTCGTGGTGGGTGAGGGCAACGATTTTTGCTAATGAAATAAGCTCTGATTCATCTTCTCCTAATATGTCTGCTCCGATTTGCGGATGTCCTTTCATCACCTCGTATTCTTCTGGGGTAAGCCTACCTGGCTTTAGTAAGATGTGATCTGGTATGCCAATCTTTCCAATGTCATGCATCGGTGCAGTGTGCAGTAATAGATCTGCGCGTGCTTCATCGAAACCATAAGCGAGCGCAATGACTTTGGCATAATGACTCATTCGCATGACGTGCATGCCAGTTTCGTTGTCTTTATATTCAGCAGCTCGGCCTAGGCGCTGAATAATTTGCAGGCGTGTTGCTTTTAATTCTTCGGCTCTCACTAATGACAAATGAGTGGCAACTCGGGCTTTTACAACCGCGCTCGAAACGGGTTTGGTAATATAGTCTACAGCGCCAAGTTCAAATCCTTGAGTTTCATCGGTTTCATGGTTAAGTGCAGTGACAAAAATAACTGGTATCGCACTTGTTAAAGCTGATGCTTTCAGTGTCTTGCAGACCTCTAGCCCAGTCATATCCGGCATCATAATATCAAGCAATACTAAGTTTGGTTGCTTACTTGCTGTGAGCTTAAGTGCTTCTTCGCCACTTTTAGCAAATGCTAAACGATAGTTGTCTTGTAATATCTGTTTAAGTACGCGAAGGTTTGCGGGTTCATCGTCAACTACTAAAATTAGTGGTCTAGTGTCTTGCATCGCCATAATTTAAGAAACCTTTTTAATTAACTGCTCGGTTAGCATGACTGCTTGGGAGAATTCAAAATCATTAACTGCTGAAGTAATCGCTTCAACTTCAGAGGCAAACTGAGGCATTTGATACTGAGTTAATTGGTCTAAAATCGTTTCGTCTATCTCATTCTGCTCTAAGGTGCTCTTTAGAGCTTTCAATGCCTCCGTTAAACCACAAAGGTTGTCACTCTTATTGTTAACATCAGCAATCGCTTTTTGCTGTATTTGTGTTGTAACTTCAGACTTCAATTGATCTATTGACTCAGCAATGTCATGCAGTGTCGCTTTGGCTTGTTGCTGTTCTGTTGTTGCAACCGTTTCTAGCTTTTCTAATTGTCGCATTAATTTTGTAAGTGATAGATTGCCGCAGATCCCTTTAAGTTTATGTAATTCTGCTTGTAAAGTTGGCCACTGTTGTTGTTCAAACAATGTTGCCAAGTTCGCTAAGTTTGATTCATATTGTGTGATGAATAAGTTTATTTGGTTATAAAAATCTTCTTTGCTGCCCCATAAAGCAATCCCTTTTCGTTCATCGATTAGTTTGCCTTGGGTGTTGTCTTGAACCGACAGGGGTTCTTCTACGGTTGTGATATCGAGTACGCGAGCGATTTCGGAGAATAACGCATGAAGGTCGACGGGTTTTTTCGCAAAACCATCCATGCCAGCTTGTTTAGCTGCCAATTTATCGTCTTTGAGCACACTGGCGGTGAAGGCGATAATAGGTAATCGCTTTAGTCGTTTGTTGAGTTCGTATTCTCGCCTTTCTCTAGAGGCCGTTAAGCCATCTTTGACAGGCATCTGAATATCCATAATAACGAGATCTAGATTGTCTTCAGAGGCCATTCTGATGAGTGCTTGTTGCCCATCGCGAGCCGTAATGACCCGATGACCTTCGCGTTCTAGCAATAATGTAAGTAACTCGATATTTTGTTGAATGTCATCTACAACGAGAATTGTGAGTTTAGGTAAAGCGATATTTTCTTGTTTTTGTTCAATTTCAGGGGTTGAAACGGGTTTAAGAGGTAAGGTGAAACTAAATTGTGAACCGACACCTTTCGTACTTTGTGCTGTTATTGTCCCCCCCATCAATTCAACAAGTTGTTTGCTGATTGTCGTGCCAAGGCCTGTTCCACCGAAACGACGGCTCATAGAGGCATCTGCTTGGGTAAAAGCATCGAATACTCTTTGTAACTGCGCTTGCGTCATCCCTATGCCAGTATCCTCAATCACAAAGTTTATTATGTTGTTTTCCTGAGGTTCTACCGAGACTTTTACTGTTCCATGTTCTGTAAATTTAATCGCGTTACTGAGCAAGTTTGTTAGCACTTGGCGAATACGCTCTGGAGAGCCGTAGTAAGCATCTCTTAATTTGGGTGATACTTCGACAGATAATTGAAGGTTTTTATTTCTTGCTTGCAGCCAAAGTGTCGAGATGACTTCGTCCACTTCTTGATATAAAGAGAAGTTGCGCTTTTCTAACTCTAACTTGCCTTTATCAAGTTTTGCACTATCTAGGATATCATTGAGTAAGTGCAATAGAGATTTTGCTGAGTTATTAATTGTCTTTAAATGGTGCTGTTGTTCAAGTTGAGTATTGTTTTCAATCAAGATATCACTGAACCCTATAATGGCATTCATGGGCGTTCTAATCTCATGACTCATATTCGCCATGAAGTTTGCTCGCGCTGTTGCAGCTTGTTCAGCACGATCTTTAGCTTGCCTTAGAGCTTGTTCCATTTCTTTACGCTCGGTAATGTCCATGATAAAGCCATCTATCCAAGTTTCATTGCGTTCTAAATCTTTGATGTGAGTACCTTGCTCCATCATCCAGCGCTCTTGGCCTGCGCGATCGATAATTCGATATTCGAGCTTAAATGGCCCATTAAAATTAAACTTATCGATGATCTTTTCTTTGTCTTCAGGGTGATAAAGCTGTGAGAAGCTAATTGTTGGATCTGGGAGTAAAAAGTCTTCAGGGGCATAGCCTGTTAAGTTTTCGACGGCATCACTGATATAAATCATTGGCCACTCAGGTGTATCTTTACAGCGGTAAGCAATGCCCGGAATATTGGTTATCAAAGAACGGAACTTTTCTTCATTTTCTCGTAGCGCTTGTTCCATTTTCAGACGCGGTCGAATATCTGAAATAAAGGCGACAAAAATGTCTCCGCTGTTTAAATTAACGTGCCCTATTGCGAGCCTAATGGCTACTAATGACCCGTCTTTATGAACAGCACTGACCTCTCTTCCTTTACCAATAATATTGGCTTCACCTGTTTCTAAATAACGTTTGAGGTAGCCGTCATGCTCACCATGGAATGGGGCAGGCACAAGAATATTAACATTCTTGCCTATCAGTTCATTACTTTGCCAGCCCAATAGTTTCTCAGTAGCTTGGTTAATATTTAATATAATGCCATTGCTATCGATACTAATAATGCCATCTACGGCTGTGGCCATCATGGCACGTAAACGATGTTCGTTTTCTGATGCGACAATAGAAATATCCTTATATTTAAGGATCAAATTCAAGCCGAGGACTAAACAAATGATGATAGCTGTGGTCACTGAAATACCTAATGCAAGATACATTGAGATCTCAGATGTTTGCTCGCTGAGTTCTAGACCTGGGGGTCTTACAAAGCGTGCTGCTGCCATCCCAGTATAATGCATGCCGGTAATGGCGCACCCCATTATGGCGCTTGCTAGAAGCTCGGGGAATGGTCGTTTGAAGTACGGTTTATTTAACGAAGTTAAGCCAAAATGGATCCACAAAGATAGCATTGCCAATGTCACGGCAACGACAATAGACAAAATAAAAAAGAAAGTATCGTAGCGAAGGAGAGGTGCCATTTCCATTGCTGCCATCCCTGTATAATGCATCGCTCCTATCCCTGCACCAACGAGCACACCGCCAATTAATAAGGGGATGAACCCTTTCCTGTTTTGGGTAAGAAAATTGAGTGCGACCCAGGAAGCAAAAATACCGGGTAGCATAGAAATAAATGTGAGTTGTCCGTTATATTCAACATTGGTACACAGATCGAAAGCGAGCATGCCAATAAAATGCATACTCCAAATTCCTCCACCGAGTGCAAAACTACCAATTAATAACATGCTATGTCGTCTTGCTGGCTTGGTTTCTGGTGTCACTTGGGAGGCTACTTGCAGTCCCATGAATGATGCAAAAATAGCAATGAATATTGAAAGTATAACTAACCAGCCATGATAGTGCCCGTATATGAGAATACTCTCGGAAGGAATTACGAAGAGGTCGAGCAAAGAAGAAGTAGGCATATTATAACTCTAAGGACGTACACGACGCCTGATAATAGTCAATAAGGGTGACCCTAACATAATAGGTTAAGTTTACAAATAAGTAATTATTCATATAGTGCGTTGTTAGGAATAATTGCGTTTATTGATATGTTAGCTGTCATAATTTGCCAGGCTGAAAACCGTTTATCGCTCTTATTTTAATAGCAGTGAACAGTTCCGTTGTTCAGTTAAGTTAAATATTAAACGGAATGAAACTGGTACTAAATTATTGAAAAACTGGAGTGCTTTTGGGGAATAACTTCACTTCCACAATCTATCCATATTTAAACCTTATTTGCATGTCATAAACCCCTATCTTGAGCTATATTTGCCAATTAAAAGAGGGGTGTTAATACTATGACGCGGAACAAATTGTACCTAGCATTGCTGACTTTGGGAGCAAGTTTCTCCAGTATTGCTCAGTCAAGCTTGGCGCCATTAACAATACATGTTGATGAGAATACTAAAACTAATACAACCATTGGTAGTGTTAGTTTTTTAGATGGCGTATCGGATAAAACGGTGCGTTTAGAGGTTGGTACAACTGATATAAAAAACTGGATAACAAACGGTGAAGCGTTTGAACCTATTTCATTTAATTCAACCTTCACACAAGCGCCAATTGTGTTTGGTCAAATCCAGTCAAACAGTGATTATCAGGTAGAGTACGAAGTAAGTACTTATTCTTATTCTGGCGTAACAAGCAAGAATAATAACCGCTTGTTAATGCGTCATCGTCTAGACAATGTAACAGCCCTTGGTTTTGAAGCGGTATTAGAATCAGAGTTAGACAAAAAAGGCACTAGTGTTATCCAAAGCTTCCTTGACACTGGCGAAGGTGAAACGCTAGGTTGGATTGCATTTGCTGAGCCTATTTCAGCTTTTTGGAACGACAAGCCTATCGACGTGTCAAGCACTGGCACTTCGGTAACACACAATACTCACGGACACGCGTTTAGTGTGCCGATGACAGATACTCCGAATATTTTAA
The Pseudoalteromonas phenolica genome window above contains:
- the rsmI gene encoding 16S rRNA (cytidine(1402)-2'-O)-methyltransferase; protein product: MTKAQNTDKIGTLYVVATPIGNLADISERALTTLAEVDLIAAEDTRHTGKLLSHFNIKAKTFALHDHNEKQKAQQILDWLNEGLNIALVSDAGTPLISDPGYAVVNLCRNEGADVTPVPGACAAITALCCSGLPTDRFQFIGFTPAKSQARQQFFVDAFESGITSIMYESTHRIMASLEDMQTALGAEQHVVFAKELTKTYETFFSGSVGELIEYLNNEPEKQRGELVLMLPGKAKQQDEIPADARKMLSLLEPEMPLKKACGVVAEYFGLKKNALYKAVIADKDD
- a CDS encoding penicillin-binding protein activator, whose protein sequence is MRLKVICLVIGVLSGLSACSTTEKSPADPRVVQNQPQTKVPEVLNAEGLLNKARTKQGASRIQLLYSARENAIKEQNWPILEQACLALERNETVDYVQNKLYIALARTELNNYSTALNILKALNERLSLPEHKAWHQYLMGRIYASQGMPKKALTYYFKAADLSFTDNLKVANLNDEIWQALQQLSSYALERFDRGTVIQRGWVKLAKYQQIYIGSGIQLHQALNNWQRRFVNHPATYILPKKVQNAVNLAPYQAKRIAVLLPQSGSSKRLGSALKNGFLAAMDHSEINDITFIDEQLSAEDIERQLATQQFDFIIGPLLKDNIEKVSNSSAIQSTPTLHLNIAETPNLNAEQYFFALNPEHEVEQAMVHFLSQAFQKPMLLAPDTLSGLRLVNHFKNEWQNYSLIEPEIGLYTDSKDMAKVVANLLEVDASKERIKTVKSLFRKEVESETRSRMDIDVIYILGDAIETRLLKPYLDVNVSTFAKRIPLYASSRSYSKRMDHTDKGDLEGLFFTEQPWMLNKSVDKFNLRAQYDALWPEQADIEQRLFAMAFDAVHLIPELKQLAKIPGKAYSGLTGKLSIKNNNTVERRLEWAQYKQKQIQLVQLEEQKPTPLFMQNHNRFQESLKD
- a CDS encoding response regulator; this encodes MQDTRPLILVVDDEPANLRVLKQILQDNYRLAFAKSGEEALKLTASKQPNLVLLDIMMPDMTGLEVCKTLKASALTSAIPVIFVTALNHETDETQGFELGAVDYITKPVSSAVVKARVATHLSLVRAEELKATRLQIIQRLGRAAEYKDNETGMHVMRMSHYAKVIALAYGFDEARADLLLHTAPMHDIGKIGIPDHILLKPGRLTPEEYEVMKGHPQIGADILGEDESELISLAKIVALTHHEKWDGSGYPNGLKGDDIPIEGRIVAISDVFDALTSKRPYKEAWSIEKTLAFLDEQSGLHFDPKLVQIFRQQLDKILEIKEKYQEE